Proteins from a genomic interval of Salinarchaeum sp. Harcht-Bsk1:
- a CDS encoding lysylphosphatidylglycerol synthase transmembrane domain-containing protein, which translates to MDRRAVATTLAGFLAAVAMFAVMFTLVDTDGVVAAVERADLRLVALVGVTTICWVCFWGLALWNVLGALDVTVPVRDALLVTAAGIFVNHVTPFGQAGGEPITAALLSRRTDANYDVSLASITSFDAVNVVPSLTFAALGIGYFAATSAVGSQLGLLLGGAAIVIVGAPVAGFAIWRKRAWIERGLVRFVTRAIEIGAPVLPLVSREDADDVAAGIAGYVESLEVVASDRRRVLAAIGCSGGGWAIQAIGLWIAFQAIGVDVPLYVPFFVVPIGTMASVLPTPGGLGGIEAVTVTLMTLVTGVAGADAAVAVTLHSVGGYLLSGTVGAGAAVVLGLRPKSIAGGGDRGGEGA; encoded by the coding sequence GTGGACCGACGTGCCGTCGCGACGACGCTCGCCGGGTTTCTCGCAGCCGTCGCGATGTTCGCGGTCATGTTCACCCTCGTCGACACCGACGGCGTCGTCGCTGCCGTCGAGCGGGCGGACCTCCGACTCGTCGCGCTCGTCGGCGTCACGACGATCTGCTGGGTCTGCTTCTGGGGCCTCGCGCTCTGGAACGTCCTTGGCGCCCTCGACGTGACCGTGCCCGTCCGCGACGCATTGCTCGTCACGGCTGCCGGCATCTTCGTCAACCACGTCACCCCGTTCGGGCAGGCCGGTGGCGAGCCGATCACGGCGGCGCTCCTCTCCCGCCGGACCGACGCGAACTACGACGTGAGCCTCGCGTCGATCACGAGCTTCGACGCCGTAAACGTCGTCCCCTCCCTGACCTTCGCCGCGCTCGGCATCGGCTACTTCGCGGCGACGAGCGCCGTCGGCTCCCAGCTCGGCCTGCTGCTCGGCGGCGCCGCGATCGTGATCGTCGGCGCACCGGTCGCCGGGTTCGCGATCTGGCGCAAGCGCGCCTGGATCGAGCGCGGGCTGGTCCGATTCGTGACCCGCGCGATCGAAATCGGTGCACCCGTCCTCCCGCTCGTTTCCCGCGAGGACGCCGACGACGTGGCCGCCGGGATCGCGGGCTACGTCGAATCGCTGGAGGTCGTCGCGAGCGATCGCCGGCGCGTCCTCGCCGCGATAGGATGCTCGGGCGGCGGCTGGGCGATCCAGGCAATCGGGCTCTGGATCGCGTTCCAGGCGATCGGCGTCGACGTGCCGCTCTACGTCCCCTTCTTCGTCGTCCCGATCGGCACGATGGCGAGCGTCCTGCCGACACCCGGCGGCCTCGGCGGCATCGAGGCCGTCACGGTCACGCTGATGACGCTCGTCACCGGCGTCGCCGGCGCGGACGCGGCCGTCGCCGTCACCCTCCACAGCGTCGGCGGCTACCTCCTGAGCGGCACCGTCGGGGCTGGCGCGGCCGTCGTGCTCGGGCTCCGGCCGAAATCTATCGCCGGGGGCGGGGACCGCGGCGGCGAAGGAGCCTGA
- a CDS encoding glycosyltransferase family 39 protein gives MSTSLDRFTALSRRLPAGLTAAHALFAAVIAVWAALYVYGLGDLSLRVWDESRYATPARIMAEGGSWLDPMIRVPTHEADLGESLRLNKPPLGYWLQAIAMSIFGVSEFAARLPTSLATLGCAALVYHVATVTYDRRAGFAGALGFLVFPGMLLGSHGGAAAVVDTPLALFGSLFVWWTWRGRDDPRLLLPAGIAAGLAVMVKGLAAGVFVIVLLPVGVLYLRDYLNRWTVAAVASTVTVALPWHLYAYLEHGDLFVEEYFLTSVGQRVSGQATEPPAEPLLPFLNYPWFKLAAGTLLPPYQYAIPVFGTGVVLALAFAWWRLRADGLRLRPGSGGRTGALSQFLPAAPVQDTTLLLLLWWTLAVPLTFMLGGGNHAWYLLPMYLPGAVLLGHLVAGIADGSFGAAFDDAKAGTRFGRSAPTDAGDATPETAGDTGPETAGDGGRRGRLARLRDAIPSTQRARRAVTERWGEAAGAAVYPATCVLLVVLLLGTYGAPLHEPYNDEQRALGTTIAEEVPEGETVHVWLGEDGDTESIMSVSWYADRPLERADRAAIEGDPSVRYAIVPLGNASEIDRSHRVLAESPLNGIAFVAFEGESGG, from the coding sequence GTGTCGACGTCCCTGGATCGATTTACTGCGCTCTCCCGCCGCCTCCCGGCCGGTCTCACCGCCGCCCACGCGCTGTTCGCGGCGGTGATCGCCGTCTGGGCCGCCCTCTACGTCTACGGCCTCGGCGACCTCTCGCTTCGCGTCTGGGACGAATCTCGCTACGCCACGCCCGCCCGGATCATGGCCGAGGGCGGTAGCTGGCTCGATCCGATGATCCGGGTGCCGACCCACGAGGCGGACCTCGGGGAATCGCTCCGCCTGAACAAGCCGCCGCTCGGCTACTGGCTCCAGGCGATTGCCATGTCGATTTTCGGCGTCTCGGAGTTTGCCGCGCGCCTCCCCACGTCGCTCGCCACCCTGGGCTGCGCCGCCCTCGTCTACCACGTCGCGACGGTCACCTACGACCGCCGCGCTGGCTTTGCCGGCGCCCTCGGCTTCCTCGTCTTCCCTGGGATGCTCCTGGGCAGCCACGGCGGCGCAGCGGCAGTGGTGGACACTCCGCTCGCGCTCTTCGGCAGCCTGTTCGTCTGGTGGACCTGGCGCGGCAGGGACGACCCGCGGCTCCTCCTGCCCGCGGGGATCGCTGCCGGCCTCGCGGTGATGGTCAAGGGACTCGCCGCTGGCGTGTTCGTGATCGTGCTGCTGCCGGTCGGTGTCCTCTACCTTCGGGACTACCTGAACCGCTGGACCGTCGCCGCCGTCGCGAGCACCGTGACGGTCGCGCTGCCCTGGCACCTCTACGCCTACCTCGAGCACGGCGACCTGTTCGTCGAGGAGTACTTTCTGACCAGCGTGGGCCAGCGCGTCTCCGGGCAGGCCACCGAACCGCCCGCGGAACCGCTGCTCCCGTTCCTCAACTACCCGTGGTTCAAGCTGGCCGCGGGGACCCTCCTCCCACCCTACCAGTACGCGATCCCCGTCTTCGGCACCGGCGTCGTGCTCGCGCTCGCCTTCGCCTGGTGGCGACTCCGTGCAGACGGACTCCGCCTGCGGCCAGGCAGCGGCGGTCGCACGGGCGCGCTCTCGCAGTTCCTTCCCGCAGCGCCAGTCCAGGACACCACGCTCCTGCTGCTCCTCTGGTGGACCCTCGCCGTCCCGCTGACGTTCATGCTCGGCGGCGGCAACCACGCCTGGTACCTCCTGCCGATGTACCTGCCGGGCGCCGTCCTGCTCGGGCACCTGGTCGCCGGCATCGCCGACGGCAGCTTCGGGGCTGCCTTCGACGACGCGAAAGCTGGCACGCGTTTCGGGCGATCGGCTCCGACCGACGCCGGCGATGCAACCCCCGAAACGGCTGGCGATACGGGCCCCGAAACGGCCGGCGACGGCGGCCGTCGCGGCCGCCTCGCCCGCCTCCGCGACGCGATTCCCTCGACGCAACGGGCCCGCAGGGCCGTCACGGAGCGCTGGGGCGAGGCCGCTGGCGCCGCCGTCTACCCCGCGACCTGCGTGTTGCTCGTCGTCCTGCTGCTCGGGACCTACGGCGCACCGCTTCACGAACCCTACAACGACGAGCAGAGAGCACTCGGCACGACGATCGCCGAGGAGGTGCCGGAGGGCGAGACCGTCCACGTCTGGCTCGGCGAGGACGGCGATACGGAGTCGATCATGAGCGTCTCGTGGTACGCCGACCGACCGCTCGAACGTGCGGATCGGGCCGCGATCGAGGGCGATCCGTCGGTCCGCTACGCGATCGTGCCACTCGGCAACGCGAGTGAGATCGACCGCTCCCACCGCGTGCTCGCCGAGAGTCCGCTGAACGGGATCGCGTTCGTCGCGTTCGAGGGCGAGAGCGGCGGATAG